In one window of Haloimpatiens sp. FM7315 DNA:
- a CDS encoding DUF47 domain-containing protein, which produces MFVRYSEINYKAAKMLKDFASDMENAEDKYEEIKKVEHEGDKMLHSIMEELNRSFITTIDREDIVSIGRALDDIDDFIERTSSRFVMFNMTKSTQHALAFCDLILAATKESIELMKEFKLLNKSKMLSKKVVEINRIEDDGDILFKRTIKELFNGKTLDIEIIIWKEIYERLENVLNGCEDLANIIEGVVMKNA; this is translated from the coding sequence ATGTTCGTTAGGTATTCAGAAATAAATTATAAAGCTGCAAAAATGTTAAAAGATTTTGCCTCTGACATGGAAAATGCAGAAGACAAGTATGAGGAAATAAAAAAGGTGGAGCATGAGGGAGATAAAATGCTTCATTCCATTATGGAAGAGTTAAATAGGTCATTTATAACCACAATAGATAGGGAAGATATAGTATCTATAGGTAGGGCTCTTGATGATATTGATGATTTTATTGAGAGAACTTCAAGTAGATTTGTTATGTTTAATATGACTAAGTCAACTCAGCATGCTCTTGCATTTTGTGATTTAATACTAGCTGCTACTAAGGAATCAATAGAGCTTATGAAGGAATTTAAACTACTAAACAAAAGTAAGATGCTTTCTAAAAAGGTAGTTGAAATAAATAGAATAGAAGATGATGGAGATATATTATTTAAAAGGACCATTAAAGAATTATTTAATGGAAAAACCTTAGATATTGAAATAATAATATGGAAAGAGATATATGAACGCCTTGAAAATGTACTAAATGGATGTGAGGATCTTGCCAATATTATTGAAGGAGTTGTAATGAAAAATGCTTAA
- a CDS encoding histidine phosphatase family protein, protein MHTTLLLIRHGETEWNTLGKFQGCKDINLTEEGIFQATLLNKKIQNSFDYIYTSPLKRAIDTSNIICANSSLKPEIYTNLREINFGKWEGLTLNEMKKLYPKEFQVWRNDDKIAPLCGGDLSLKLASLRAKKAILDIIEKHKSKRIVVVTHGGLIRAGLIGLFDWKMTMYHKIVLGNTSITKLKFDENLNPFIVTLNDTSHLPKNYTSKSLT, encoded by the coding sequence ATGCACACTACTTTATTATTAATAAGACATGGTGAAACTGAATGGAATACACTTGGAAAATTTCAAGGTTGCAAAGATATAAACCTAACTGAAGAGGGAATTTTCCAAGCAACTTTACTTAATAAGAAAATTCAAAATTCCTTTGACTACATTTATACTAGTCCCTTAAAAAGAGCTATTGATACTTCAAATATTATTTGCGCTAATTCTTCATTAAAACCTGAAATCTATACAAATCTACGAGAAATAAATTTTGGCAAATGGGAAGGTCTTACATTAAATGAGATGAAAAAACTCTATCCAAAAGAATTTCAAGTTTGGAGAAATGATGATAAAATAGCCCCATTATGTGGAGGAGATTTAAGCCTTAAACTAGCTAGCCTCAGGGCAAAGAAGGCAATATTAGATATTATAGAAAAACATAAAAGCAAAAGAATTGTAGTAGTAACCCACGGTGGACTTATAAGAGCAGGATTGATTGGATTATTTGACTGGAAAATGACTATGTATCATAAAATTGTTTTAGGAAATACCTCTATAACCAAATTAAAATTTGATGAAAATCTAAACCCTTTTATTGTAACTTTAAACGATACAAGTCACCTTCCTAAAAACTACACATCAAAATCATTAACTTAA
- a CDS encoding TIM barrel protein, with protein MVASFIGAKYVVFHVSHVQLEHTYTYDFTYSDCEVIDATAELVNEVFKDLKTNVKLLFENLWWPGLTFLDKSMAMRLLEKVNYKNKGFMLDTGHLMNTNISLKDEKEAIEYLTNTISKLGELKNFIKGIHLSSSLSGSYVKEQINKSKDKEKN; from the coding sequence ATGGTAGCTAGTTTTATAGGGGCTAAATATGTAGTCTTTCATGTGTCTCATGTACAGTTAGAGCACACCTATACTTATGATTTTACCTATTCAGACTGTGAAGTTATAGATGCTACAGCAGAATTAGTAAATGAAGTCTTTAAGGATTTAAAAACTAACGTAAAGCTTTTATTTGAAAATTTATGGTGGCCAGGTCTTACTTTTCTTGATAAATCCATGGCAATGAGATTACTTGAAAAAGTTAATTACAAAAACAAAGGATTTATGTTAGATACAGGGCATCTTATGAATACTAATATTAGCCTTAAAGATGAAAAAGAAGCTATAGAGTATTTAACTAATACAATTTCGAAGTTGGGAGAATTGAAAAATTTTATAAAAGGCATACATCTAAGCTCTTCTTTATCTGGTAGTTATGTTAAAGAACAAATAAACAAAAGTAAAGATAAAGAAAAAAATTGA
- a CDS encoding lysostaphin resistance A-like protein, whose product MVSNERGLFRETKNSKYLPNIFLSIILTLIFIIVGEIIGSLFSFGFIKFIKSQAVLFLIELVFSGVFTIILILLWVRFVEGLKVSSLGIKKDRCLKKYFIGFLIGFLMFSLVILILFLTGNIALNSKPNYVVGVAALSSVLIVLPGWAVQSATEEILTRGWLMNVIGARYNAALGLFVSSILFGLFHLFNNEISLLAIINICLVGIFFGLYVIKTEDLLGACGIHCAWNFVQGNVFGLEVSGNEINIGSIMDLNLKGNELFTGGQFGPEAGIATTIVLFIGIIILLLNIKKNK is encoded by the coding sequence GTGGTTTCTAATGAAAGAGGACTGTTTAGAGAAACTAAAAATTCAAAATATTTGCCAAATATTTTTTTGTCTATTATTTTAACTTTAATTTTTATAATAGTAGGTGAAATTATAGGAAGCTTATTTAGTTTTGGTTTTATAAAATTCATTAAATCACAAGCAGTTTTATTCCTTATTGAACTGGTATTTAGTGGGGTATTTACAATTATACTTATCCTTTTATGGGTTAGGTTTGTAGAAGGATTGAAAGTTTCTAGTTTAGGTATAAAAAAAGACAGATGTTTAAAGAAGTATTTTATTGGGTTTTTAATTGGCTTTCTTATGTTTTCTTTAGTAATTCTAATACTTTTTTTAACTGGGAATATAGCCCTTAATTCAAAACCTAATTACGTAGTTGGAGTAGCTGCGTTAAGTAGCGTACTTATTGTATTACCTGGCTGGGCTGTACAAAGTGCTACGGAAGAAATTTTAACCAGAGGCTGGCTTATGAATGTGATTGGTGCAAGATATAATGCCGCCTTAGGGCTATTTGTTTCTTCAATTTTATTTGGATTATTTCATTTGTTTAATAATGAAATAAGTTTACTGGCTATAATAAATATATGCTTAGTTGGCATATTCTTTGGACTTTATGTTATTAAAACTGAGGATTTATTAGGGGCCTGTGGTATTCATTGCGCTTGGAATTTTGTACAGGGAAATGTTTTTGGCCTTGAAGTTAGCGGAAACGAGATAAACATTGGAAGCATAATGGATTTAAATCTTAAAGGCAATGAATTATTTACAGGGGGACAATTCGGACCTGAGGCAGGTATTGCAACTACCATAGTTTTGTTTATAGGAATTATTATTTTACTTTTAAATATAAAAAAGAATAAGTAA
- a CDS encoding alanine--tRNA ligase-related protein has translation MEKLYYENQYEKNFTSEIINVIEKDTKFHIVLDKTYFYPGGGGQPSDTGSIESIPIIDVYEEDGIIYHVTEKKPIKIHKVKCSIEWESRFDNMQQHLGQHILSSCFLKLFNASTVGFHLGTKYCTIDIDKFLDIEKIQEAEKLSNEIVFENIPVEILYPSRSELKK, from the coding sequence ATGGAAAAACTTTATTACGAAAACCAATACGAAAAAAACTTTACTTCAGAAATAATAAATGTAATTGAGAAAGATACTAAATTTCATATTGTCCTTGATAAAACATACTTTTACCCTGGTGGAGGCGGACAACCAAGTGATACTGGCTCTATTGAATCCATTCCTATAATAGATGTCTACGAGGAAGATGGAATTATATACCACGTTACGGAAAAGAAACCAATAAAAATACATAAGGTAAAATGTTCTATTGAATGGGAATCAAGATTTGATAACATGCAGCAGCACCTAGGTCAGCATATTTTATCTTCCTGTTTTCTTAAATTGTTCAATGCTTCTACAGTTGGATTTCACTTAGGAACAAAGTATTGTACTATAGATATAGATAAGTTTTTAGATATAGAAAAAATTCAAGAAGCTGAAAAACTTTCAAATGAAATTGTATTTGAAAATATTCCTGTTGAAATTCTCTATCCTTCAAGATCAGAATTAAAAAAATGA
- a CDS encoding DHHA1 domain-containing protein, with translation MKIKDIDVNPCCGIHPNSTIEVQLIKVTKCEKHKSGTRIEFLCGKRALLDYFFKSNFAYEICNNLNCNENEVLTRVSNLTLDLKKINQENSSLKNQLLDFEVQNIITKCEKVKNISIIKFSYENKDLKEIDLLASKLTAFDNVIALLGLKSNTMANLIFMCSKSLKICDMGLLLKDTVTLIDGKGGGNSFSAKGGGKGVNNLDSALDYALMKVKGHIESK, from the coding sequence GTGAAAATTAAGGACATAGATGTAAACCCTTGCTGCGGAATACATCCTAATTCTACTATTGAAGTTCAATTAATTAAAGTTACAAAATGTGAAAAACATAAAAGTGGCACCAGAATTGAATTTTTATGTGGAAAAAGGGCACTTTTAGATTACTTCTTTAAAAGTAATTTTGCCTATGAAATATGTAATAACCTTAACTGTAATGAAAATGAGGTATTAACTAGAGTCTCTAATCTTACCTTAGATTTAAAGAAAATCAATCAGGAAAATAGCAGTTTAAAAAACCAGTTATTAGATTTTGAGGTGCAAAATATAATAACTAAATGTGAGAAAGTAAAAAATATTAGTATAATAAAATTCTCCTACGAAAATAAAGATCTAAAAGAAATAGACCTTTTGGCTTCAAAACTAACAGCCTTTGACAACGTCATAGCTTTATTAGGTCTAAAATCAAATACTATGGCAAACCTTATATTTATGTGTTCAAAATCCTTAAAAATTTGTGATATGGGCTTACTGTTAAAGGATACTGTTACATTAATTGATGGTAAAGGCGGCGGCAATAGTTTTTCTGCAAAAGGCGGTGGAAAAGGCGTAAATAACCTAGACTCCGCTTTAGATTATGCATTAATGAAAGTAAAAGGTCATATTGAATCTAAATAG
- a CDS encoding peptidoglycan-binding protein: protein MIEKLRIQRIKKDEIEVKEIRKDNLKILRLQRLLNKLKIGDMNGKSLVEDGIFGAKTLAALIKFQYIVNIKPSKVFDEDTEKAINKILLTPLLKTGNTRYIETRYLQWRLQVYIDGVFGYKTRAAVIKFQAKIL, encoded by the coding sequence ATGATAGAAAAACTACGGATTCAAAGGATAAAAAAAGATGAAATTGAAGTAAAGGAAATAAGAAAAGATAATTTAAAAATATTAAGATTACAAAGATTACTAAATAAATTAAAAATAGGAGATATGAATGGCAAATCCTTAGTAGAAGATGGAATTTTTGGTGCAAAAACCTTAGCGGCTTTAATTAAATTTCAATATATAGTGAATATAAAGCCTTCTAAAGTATTTGACGAAGATACGGAAAAAGCCATTAATAAAATACTTCTAACGCCTTTGCTTAAAACAGGAAATACTAGATATATAGAGACAAGATACCTTCAGTGGAGATTGCAAGTTTATATTGATGGAGTATTTGGATATAAAACCAGGGCTGCAGTTATTAAATTTCAAGCAAAAATTCTTTAG
- a CDS encoding N-acetylmuramoyl-L-alanine amidase produces the protein MKYGIDIGHNCSFDKGAVGIKKEDELNREVGIKVIQKLRALGHEVIECTPKTSSSLQNSLSQRVSKANLSKVDLFISIHFNAGGGKGSEIYAISSEGKTIASKILKNIVALGYVDRGVKDGSRLYVVRKTNMIAMLIECCFVDSKEDMSRYNAEAMAEAIVKALDDRKTTDSKDKKR, from the coding sequence TTGAAATATGGAATAGATATAGGTCACAATTGTAGTTTTGACAAGGGAGCTGTGGGGATAAAAAAAGAAGATGAACTAAATAGAGAAGTTGGTATTAAAGTTATACAAAAGCTAAGGGCTTTAGGTCATGAGGTTATAGAATGTACCCCTAAAACTTCAAGCAGTCTTCAAAATTCATTAAGCCAAAGAGTTTCAAAAGCTAATTTATCAAAAGTAGATCTTTTTATATCAATTCATTTTAATGCAGGTGGAGGAAAAGGCAGTGAAATTTATGCTATAAGTTCTGAAGGTAAAACTATAGCAAGCAAGATACTAAAAAATATTGTAGCTCTTGGTTATGTAGATAGAGGAGTTAAAGATGGATCTAGACTATATGTTGTTAGAAAAACTAATATGATAGCTATGCTTATTGAATGTTGTTTTGTTGATTCAAAGGAAGATATGTCAAGATATAATGCAGAAGCTATGGCAGAGGCCATTGTTAAAGCTTTAGATGATAGAAAAACTACGGATTCAAAGGATAAAAAAAGATGA
- a CDS encoding DUF4883 family protein, whose translation MKKIISLLICILIIVFLCLLNSCSPAKLSKEKPSNHYYFTKLANNITISKKVKLNILDTNFYKNKSIKEEDLSTIINFMNNLKVTNFIKKPFNLPQKPEYKIFLELEGEKYVINVYNEKYISIFPWDGNYSMDYIDMSSIYTAYNLHGFCKYLIYMK comes from the coding sequence ATGAAAAAAATAATAAGTTTACTAATATGTATTTTAATTATTGTATTTTTATGTCTATTAAACTCTTGTTCTCCAGCTAAGCTTTCAAAGGAAAAACCTAGTAATCATTATTATTTTACAAAATTAGCTAATAATATAACCATAAGTAAAAAAGTTAAACTAAATATTTTAGACACTAATTTTTACAAAAATAAAAGCATAAAAGAAGAAGATTTATCGACAATTATTAATTTTATGAACAATTTAAAAGTAACTAACTTCATTAAAAAGCCCTTTAATTTACCGCAAAAACCTGAATATAAAATATTTTTAGAATTAGAGGGTGAAAAATATGTAATTAATGTATATAATGAAAAATATATATCTATTTTTCCTTGGGATGGCAATTATTCTATGGATTATATAGATATGAGTTCTATTTATACAGCCTATAATCTTCATGGATTTTGTAAATATCTTATCTACATGAAGTAA
- a CDS encoding lactate dehydrogenase, with protein MFYHVLNDKLLLSEHPLNYYPNLDNLNIKKVSKESSFNFKDNIYALNKLNPLKTRRSFTVNSVNSLFLKEETIDLLKKPLSTSVENTWLFEKINNRKITFVNTEYKSFKDIVLNPPNFPLSKEKININVVGLGDVGGTLITGLRLLGRECIDTIGIYDTDTNKVKRWNLECNQISSISKDVDFPEIIPKSEEELFDCDLFVFCVSIGVPKVGEEKGDLRISQFKGNSKIIDYYANLARENNFKGIFSVVSDPVDLLCKRAFEYSNKNKEGKWDFKGMAPEQIRGYGLGVMHGRALYYSKDIAPEYKIEGRAFGPHGKGLIIANSINNYNDSLSLLLTEKTKNANIEVRKTGFKPYIAPSLSSGAISLIDTIKGNWNYSANFLGGTYLGCKNKISPSGLELETLDFHKKLFERLTSTYELIDNIYNSI; from the coding sequence GTGTTTTATCATGTTTTAAATGACAAACTGTTATTAAGTGAACATCCTTTAAACTACTATCCAAATTTGGATAACTTAAATATAAAAAAGGTTTCAAAAGAATCTAGCTTTAATTTTAAAGATAATATCTATGCTCTAAACAAATTAAATCCTTTAAAAACCAGAAGAAGTTTCACTGTAAACTCAGTAAATTCTCTATTTTTAAAAGAAGAAACTATAGACCTACTTAAAAAACCTTTAAGTACATCTGTAGAAAATACTTGGCTTTTTGAAAAAATAAATAATAGAAAGATAACCTTTGTAAACACTGAATATAAAAGTTTTAAAGATATAGTATTAAATCCTCCAAATTTTCCTCTTTCAAAAGAAAAAATTAATATAAATGTGGTAGGTCTTGGAGATGTAGGTGGCACTTTAATAACCGGCCTTAGACTTTTAGGTAGAGAGTGTATAGATACCATAGGTATTTATGATACAGATACTAATAAAGTAAAACGATGGAACCTTGAATGCAACCAAATATCTTCTATCTCAAAGGATGTGGATTTTCCAGAAATAATACCCAAAAGTGAAGAAGAATTATTTGACTGCGATTTATTTGTTTTTTGTGTTTCTATTGGAGTTCCTAAAGTAGGAGAAGAAAAGGGGGATCTTCGGATTTCTCAGTTTAAAGGCAACTCCAAAATAATAGATTATTACGCAAACCTTGCAAGAGAAAATAACTTTAAAGGCATTTTTTCTGTAGTATCTGATCCTGTGGATTTACTTTGCAAGAGAGCTTTTGAATATAGTAATAAAAACAAAGAAGGTAAGTGGGATTTTAAAGGAATGGCTCCAGAACAAATAAGAGGCTATGGTCTTGGGGTAATGCACGGTAGAGCTTTATATTACTCAAAAGACATTGCACCAGAATATAAAATTGAAGGCCGAGCTTTTGGACCTCACGGAAAGGGACTTATAATTGCAAATAGTATAAATAATTACAATGATTCTCTATCTCTTTTACTAACAGAAAAAACAAAGAATGCCAATATAGAAGTTAGAAAAACTGGATTTAAGCCCTATATAGCCCCTTCCCTATCTTCAGGAGCTATTTCATTAATAGACACAATAAAAGGAAATTGGAACTACAGTGCTAATTTTTTAGGTGGAACTTACCTAGGATGTAAAAATAAAATATCCCCCTCAGGCCTTGAACTGGAAACTTTAGATTTTCACAAAAAACTATTTGAAAGACTAACTTCTACATATGAATTAATTGATAATATATATAATTCTATATAA
- a CDS encoding flavodoxin family protein, whose product MDILYVIKPNKNHSKILHKMIFSSVKGINYKIIDNIDPNLNLKNKKIIFAMELSEIGYDIDMINTMNKLYNIGNNTLENSTAMVLCHSCNELSTKRATQDLIFIANSLGCSFIGHPLVEATVSLNNFLTWQKTINLPLEELCLKMCSRTANRLMDYNYIPIKNPKILVLYSSPHSRSNTLDLWHMVSKNLDNYFIKELQIENGEIMDCKGCPYNLCIHYGKQNSCFYGGIMVKEVLPSIEYCDVIIWLCPNYNDSIAANLTALINRLTVLYRKTSFYNKTIFSLIVSGNSGSDSVAKQLIGALNINKGFRLPPYFSLTATANDPKSIYKIKRIEKIAEDFSKNMIKSI is encoded by the coding sequence TTGGATATCTTATACGTAATAAAACCAAATAAAAATCATTCTAAAATACTTCATAAGATGATTTTTTCCTCTGTAAAAGGTATAAATTATAAAATAATTGATAATATTGATCCAAATTTGAACCTAAAAAATAAAAAAATAATTTTTGCCATGGAACTTTCTGAAATAGGCTATGACATAGATATGATAAATACTATGAATAAATTATATAATATAGGCAATAATACATTAGAAAATTCTACAGCTATGGTTTTATGTCATAGCTGTAATGAATTATCAACCAAAAGAGCTACTCAAGATTTAATATTCATCGCAAACAGTTTAGGTTGCAGCTTTATAGGGCATCCTCTTGTTGAAGCAACTGTTTCTTTAAATAATTTTCTAACCTGGCAAAAAACAATAAATCTACCTTTAGAAGAACTTTGCCTTAAAATGTGTTCTAGAACTGCAAATAGGCTTATGGATTATAATTATATACCTATAAAAAATCCTAAAATACTAGTTTTATATTCAAGTCCTCATAGTAGATCTAACACTCTTGATTTATGGCATATGGTTTCAAAAAATCTAGATAACTATTTTATAAAAGAACTTCAGATTGAAAACGGTGAAATTATGGACTGTAAAGGATGTCCTTATAATTTATGTATTCATTATGGAAAACAAAATAGTTGCTTTTATGGAGGCATAATGGTTAAAGAAGTTTTACCTTCCATAGAATACTGTGATGTTATAATATGGTTATGTCCTAATTATAATGATTCAATTGCAGCTAACTTAACCGCTTTAATAAACAGATTAACAGTCCTTTATAGAAAAACTAGTTTTTATAACAAGACTATTTTTTCCTTAATTGTTTCTGGAAATTCTGGCAGTGATTCTGTTGCAAAGCAGCTCATTGGAGCTTTAAATATAAACAAAGGTTTTAGACTTCCGCCTTATTTTTCTTTAACTGCAACAGCAAATGATCCTAAATCAATATATAAAATTAAAAGAATCGAAAAAATAGCTGAAGATTTTTCGAAAAATATGATAAAATCAATATAA
- a CDS encoding PHP domain-containing protein: MFTKGDFHLHTNASDGGYSPSQVVKIALDNKYNIISITDHDTLEGLDEAIESGNSQGVKVIPGIELSTRHNNENIHLLGYFKNESYKDPSLKDFLQDMKNSRYERAKMIIQNLKKYFNIDVDYNKMLKSSKGIIARPHIAKAILDAGYNYSWEYIFKNILSEDSKAYVPTKKISTKDGIDILKKSEALVVLAHPVLIKNSTLDEMLQFPFDGLEAIYPLNSKDDEHNLKLISKKYEKFITAGSDFHGIDSKDNTHGKLGDISLTGPALQNFLTIYFS; this comes from the coding sequence ATGTTTACTAAAGGAGATTTTCATCTACATACTAATGCCTCAGATGGAGGATATTCACCTTCTCAAGTAGTAAAAATCGCATTAGATAATAAATACAATATAATAAGCATTACTGATCATGATACCCTAGAAGGCCTTGATGAAGCCATAGAATCAGGAAATTCACAAGGTGTAAAAGTCATTCCTGGCATAGAACTTTCCACTAGACATAATAATGAAAATATACACCTACTTGGATATTTTAAAAATGAGTCCTATAAAGATCCAAGTCTAAAAGATTTTTTACAAGATATGAAAAACTCCAGATATGAAAGAGCAAAAATGATAATTCAAAATTTAAAAAAATACTTTAATATAGATGTAGATTACAATAAAATGCTTAAATCTTCAAAGGGTATTATTGCAAGACCTCATATAGCTAAAGCAATTCTAGATGCTGGCTATAATTATAGCTGGGAATATATATTCAAAAACATATTATCAGAAGATAGTAAGGCTTATGTTCCTACAAAGAAAATTTCTACTAAAGATGGTATAGATATTTTAAAAAAATCAGAGGCTTTAGTAGTTCTTGCCCATCCTGTACTTATAAAAAACTCTACTTTAGATGAAATGCTGCAATTTCCTTTTGACGGCTTAGAGGCTATTTACCCTCTAAACTCAAAAGATGATGAACATAATTTAAAACTTATTTCAAAAAAATATGAAAAATTTATAACGGCTGGTTCGGATTTTCATGGCATAGATAGCAAAGATAATACTCATGGTAAATTAGGAGATATTAGTCTAACTGGACCTGCTCTTCAGAACTTTTTAACAATATATTTTAGTTAA
- a CDS encoding aminopeptidase, which yields MADKKLDLKRRNEVAWDKYDKKDMKDLNELNDKYISFMSKCKTERECVNEFVALAEKEGYKNIKTLIESGATIKPGDKVYANNMEKTLALFVIGEEPFEKGMRILGGHIDSPRLDLKQNPLYEDTDLAMLETHYYGGVKKYQWVTIPLSIHGVFVKKDGTLVNVVIGEDNDDPVFGISDILIHLSGDQMKKTLATGIEGEDLNILFGSIPVEDKKDKTRVKTNILRILNEKYDITEEDFVSAELEVVPAGKARHYGLDKSMVLAYGHDDRVCSYTSFDAMMKIEKTDKTCVTLLVDKEEIGSVGATGMHSRFFENSLAEVMNLAGDYSELKLRRTLKNSKMLSSDVSAAFDPNYPSVMEKNNCAYFGKGIVFNKYTGARGKGGCNDANPEFIAHLRNIMDKHNVSWQTAELGKVDQGGGGTIAYILAQYEMDVIDSGVALHNMHAPFEVASKADIYEACKAYYAFLLEA from the coding sequence ATGGCAGATAAAAAATTAGATTTAAAGAGAAGAAATGAAGTTGCTTGGGATAAGTACGACAAAAAGGATATGAAAGATTTAAACGAATTAAACGACAAGTACATAAGTTTCATGTCAAAATGTAAGACTGAAAGAGAGTGCGTAAATGAGTTTGTTGCACTTGCAGAAAAAGAGGGTTATAAAAATATAAAGACTTTAATAGAAAGTGGAGCTACAATAAAGCCAGGAGATAAAGTTTATGCAAATAATATGGAAAAAACTTTAGCTTTATTTGTAATAGGAGAAGAACCTTTTGAAAAAGGAATGAGGATACTAGGAGGACACATAGATTCACCAAGACTAGATTTAAAACAAAATCCTCTATATGAAGATACAGATTTAGCTATGCTTGAAACTCATTATTATGGTGGAGTTAAAAAGTATCAATGGGTTACAATACCTCTATCTATTCATGGAGTATTTGTTAAAAAAGATGGTACATTAGTAAATGTAGTTATTGGTGAAGATAATGATGATCCAGTATTCGGAATATCAGACATTTTAATACACCTATCAGGAGATCAAATGAAGAAAACTCTTGCAACAGGTATTGAAGGAGAAGATTTAAACATCTTATTTGGAAGTATACCAGTTGAGGACAAAAAAGATAAAACAAGAGTTAAAACTAATATACTTAGGATATTAAATGAAAAATACGATATAACTGAAGAAGACTTTGTATCAGCTGAATTAGAAGTAGTACCAGCTGGAAAAGCTAGACATTACGGACTTGATAAGAGCATGGTTTTAGCTTATGGTCACGATGATAGAGTATGTTCTTATACATCTTTTGATGCTATGATGAAAATAGAGAAAACAGATAAGACTTGTGTAACTTTACTTGTAGATAAAGAAGAAATTGGAAGTGTTGGAGCTACGGGTATGCACTCAAGATTCTTTGAAAATTCTCTAGCAGAAGTTATGAATTTAGCTGGAGATTATAGCGAATTAAAATTGAGAAGAACTCTTAAAAATTCAAAAATGTTATCTTCAGATGTAAGTGCTGCTTTTGATCCAAATTATCCATCAGTTATGGAGAAAAATAACTGTGCTTATTTTGGGAAAGGAATAGTATTCAATAAATACACAGGAGCTAGAGGAAAGGGTGGCTGCAATGATGCTAACCCAGAATTTATAGCTCATTTGAGAAATATTATGGATAAACACAATGTTTCTTGGCAAACAGCTGAACTTGGAAAAGTTGACCAAGGTGGTGGAGGAACTATAGCCTACATTCTTGCTCAGTACGAGATGGATGTTATAGATTCAGGTGTAGCACTTCACAACATGCACGCTCCATTTGAAGTTGCAAGTAAAGCAGATATATATGAAGCTTGTAAAGCATATTATGCATTTTTACTTGAGGCATAA
- a CDS encoding DUF896 domain-containing protein, with product MDMDEMIARINCLYKKSMEEGLTSEEKIEQQNLREEYIKVIKSNFRAQLNTIKKMPSRHKVKN from the coding sequence ATGGATATGGATGAAATGATAGCTAGAATAAACTGTCTTTATAAAAAGAGCATGGAAGAAGGATTAACTTCTGAAGAAAAAATAGAACAGCAAAATCTTAGAGAAGAGTATATAAAGGTTATAAAATCTAATTTTAGAGCACAACTTAATACTATAAAAAAAATGCCATCTAGGCACAAAGTAAAAAACTAA
- a CDS encoding MTAP family purine nucleoside phosphorylase, whose protein sequence is MTEPYCKNVRKQLINSFKNVDVTPIEKGTYVCTEGPRFETPAEIQMYKILGGDVVGMTNVPEVVLAREASICYATIALVTNYASGISENQLTHKEVGENMLKMSKTLKMALEDFLDTISYDYTKCSCRNSQREINSLK, encoded by the coding sequence ATGACTGAGCCTTATTGTAAAAATGTAAGGAAACAATTAATTAATTCCTTTAAAAATGTAGATGTTACCCCTATAGAAAAAGGAACTTATGTATGTACTGAAGGTCCTCGCTTTGAAACCCCTGCAGAAATACAAATGTACAAAATCTTAGGTGGGGATGTAGTTGGCATGACAAATGTACCCGAAGTAGTACTAGCAAGAGAGGCCTCTATATGCTATGCAACTATTGCTCTTGTTACTAATTATGCCTCTGGTATATCTGAAAACCAGTTAACTCACAAAGAAGTTGGAGAAAATATGCTAAAAATGAGCAAGACCTTAAAAATGGCATTAGAAGATTTTCTAGACACCATAAGCTATGACTACACTAAATGCAGCTGCAGAAACTCTCAAAGGGAAATAAATTCGCTAAAGTGA